A genomic window from Apus apus isolate bApuApu2 chromosome 26, bApuApu2.pri.cur, whole genome shotgun sequence includes:
- the EGR3 gene encoding early growth response protein 3, protein MTGKLLEKLPGTMNTLMNQLPDNLYPEEIPNSLNIFSSSNDSVAHYNQMAADNVMDIGLANEKAGQELSSYSGTFQPAPGNKTVTYLGKFAFDSPSNWCQDNIISLMSAGILGVPPSSGALTSTQSSAGSMGPPQGEVDQMYPALPPYSSCSDLYPEPVSFHDPQSNPGLTYSPQDYQAAKPALDSNLFPMIPDYNLYHHPNDMGTITEHKPFQSLDPIRVNPPPITPLETIKAFKDKQIHPGFGGLPQPPLTLKPIRPRKYPNRPSKTPLHERPHACPAEGCDRRFSRSDELTRHLRIHTGHKPFQCRICMRSFSRSDHLTTHIRTHTGEKPFACEFCGRKFARSDERKRHAKIHLKQKEKKAEKGSAGQPPTVPPTAATATTSPPVALAPAVTTCA, encoded by the exons ATGACAGGCAAACTACTGGAGAAGCTGCCGGGGACCATGAACACTTTGATGAACCAATTGCCTGACAATCTGTACCCAGAGGAGATCCCCAACTCTTTGAAtatcttctccagcagcaacgACTCGGTGGCTCACTACAACCAGATGGCtgcag ATAATGTTATGGACATTGGCTTAGCGAACGAAAAGGCCGGTCAGGAACTGTCCTCTTATTCGGGGACTTTTCAACCCGCCCCGGGCAACAAGACTGTCACCTACCTGGGGAAATTCGCTTTCGACTCGCCCTCCAACTGGTGCCAGGACAACATCATCAGCCTGATGAGCGCGGGCATCTTGGGGGTGCCGCCGTCGTCGGGCGCGCTCACCAGCACGCAGAGCTCGGCGGGCAGCATGGGGCCCCCGCAGGGCGAGGTGGACCAGATGTACCCCGCCTTGCCCCCCTACTCCTCCTGCAGTGACCTCTACCCAGAGCCCGTCTCCTTCCACGACCCTCAGAGCAACCCCGGCCTCACCTACTCCCCCCAGGATTACCAGGCGGCCAAACCCGCCTTGGACAGCAACCTCTTCCCCATGATCCCAGACTATAACCTCTACCACCACCCCAACGACATGGGCACCATCACGGAGCACAAACCCTTCCAGAGCTTGGATCCCATCCGCGTCAACCCGCCCCCCATCACCCCTCTGGAGACTATCAAGGCCTTCAAGGACAAGCAGATCCACCCGGGTTTCGGGGGGCTACCGCAACCGCCCCTCACCCTCAAACCCATCCGACCCCGCAAGTACCCCAACCGGCCCAGCAAGACGCCCCTCCACGAGCGGCCCCACGCCTGCCCGGCCGAGGGCTGCGACCGCCGCTTCTCCCGCTCCGACGAGCTCACCCGCCACCTCCGCATCCACACGGGCCACAAACCCTTCCAGTGCCGCATCTGCATGAGGAGCTTCAGCCGCAGCGACCACCTCACCACCCACATCCGCACCCACACCGGCGAGAAACCCTTCGCCTGCGAGTTCTGCGGCCGCAAGTTCGCCCGCTCCGACGAGCGCAAGCGGCACGCCAAGATCCACCTcaagcagaaggagaagaaggcCGAGAAGGGCTCGGCCGGCCAGCCCCCCACCGTGCCCCCCACTGCTGCCACCGCCACCACCTCACCCCCCGTCGCCCTCGCCCCCGCTGTCACCACGTGCGCCTGA